In Macrobrachium nipponense isolate FS-2020 chromosome 41, ASM1510439v2, whole genome shotgun sequence, the following proteins share a genomic window:
- the LOC135212624 gene encoding gastrula zinc finger protein XlCGF57.1-like isoform X1: protein MEAQDPLLISSIKQERESLDDDQTDFTVDGSSFLEPHVEIKTEPEFIDVDNIDLKSSCKFIKVEGDPLSCDEDKESVAKTIERDPPLHATVTKFSPIPFTSFGKSLDEKLSGESDKNNCKAAAKFSQENKKRQNRVTCDECQSTFSDLGHLRTHMRVHTGERPYSCSECQSTFAHSSHLKTHMRIHTGERPFTCSECQSTFYLSSHLKRHMRTHTGERPFTCNECQSTFCHLYSLQRHMRTHTGERPFVCSECQSSFSHADSLRIHMRTHTGEKPFTCQECQKSFSHADNLKIHMRTHTGERPFVCTVCPNSYSRASSLKIHMRTHTGEKPFTCPECRSRFALSSHLKIHMRTHTGEKPFKCTECPSSFTISSHLKTHMRTHTGEKPFSCTECPSSFSLSSHLRRHMRSHTGEKPFTCPECQKSFTHSGSLKTHMYTHTGEKPYTCNECQSSFSQSSCLRRHMKLHFQ, encoded by the coding sequence ATGGAAGCTCAAGACCCTTTGCTAATCTCTTCAAtcaaacaagaaagagagagcttGGATGACGATCAGACTGATTTCACAGTCGATGGCTCTTCATTTTTAGAACCACACGTGGAAATCAAGACAGAACCGGAATTTATTGATGTTGATAATATTGATCTTAAATCTTCGTGTAAATTCATAAAGGTAGAAGGTGATCCATTAAGTTGTGATGAAGATAAAGAAAGCGTAGCAAAAACAATTGAAAGAGATCCACCATTGCATGCAACTGTCACAAAATTCTCTCCAATACCATTTACATCTTTTGGGAAGTCATTGGATGAGAAATTATCTGGTGAAAGTGACAAAAATAATTGTAAAGCAGCAGCAAAATTttcacaggaaaataaaaaaaggcagaaCAGAGTAACTTGTGATGAATGTCAGAGTACTTTTTCTGACTTAGGTCATCTCAGAACCCACATGAGAGTTCATACTGGGGAGAGACCATACTCTTGCTCAGAATGCCAAAGTACTTTTGCTCACTCAAGCCATCTAAAAACCCACATGAGAATCCATACTGGGGAAAGACCATTCACTTGTTCAGAATGTCAAAGTACTTTTTATCTCTCTAGCCATCTGAAAAGAcatatgagaactcatacaggagagcgGCCATTCACCTGTAATGAATGTCAAAGCACTTTTTGTCATTTGTATAGCCTCCAGCGACACATGAGAACTCACACTGGAGAGAGGCCATTCGTTTGCAGTGAATGTCAGAGCAGCTTTTCTCATGCAGATAGTCTGAGaatacacatgagaactcatactggGGAAAAACCGTTTACTTGCCAAGAATGTCAGAAAAGTTTCTCTCATGCAGACAATCTCAAaatacacatgagaactcatactggAGAGAGGCCATTTGTTTGCACCGTATGCCCAAATAGTTATTCTCGAGCAAGCAGCCTTAAAATACACATGAGAACTCACACAGGGGAAAAACCCTTCACTTGCCCTGAGTGTCGAAGTAGGTTTGCTCTGTCCAGTCACCTCAAAATCCACATGAGAACCCACACGGGGGAGAAGCCATTCAAATGCACTGAATGTCCAAGTAGCTTTACTATCTCAAGCCATCTGAAAACACACATGAGAACTCACACTGGAGAGAAACCGTTTTCTTGCACTGAATGTCCAAGTAGTTTTTCTCTCTCCAGCCACCTGCGAAGACACATGAGGAgtcatacaggagagaagcctTTCACTTGTCCAGAATGTCAGAAAAGTTTTACACATTCAGGTAGTCTCAAAACACACATGTATacccatacaggagagaaaccttaTACATGCAATGAATGTCAAAGTAGTTTTTCGCAGTCAAGTTGTCTCAGAAGGCACATGAAACTTCATTTTCAGTAG